One genomic segment of Vigna radiata var. radiata cultivar VC1973A unplaced genomic scaffold, Vradiata_ver6 scaffold_387, whole genome shotgun sequence includes these proteins:
- the LOC106780050 gene encoding glycinol 4-dimethylallyltransferase-like: protein MASMSLRFSPNISSLTNGGNLWRSKHSNKIFSYGSYFATKTSMYQRKNEIEYNLSKLQQPILKNQFKSVEGVSTNEENKKKYIPKAISEESSGSEESIASETKDIVGSVKRFLVALYWFVYPYTMFGRTLSTICASLIAVERLSDISSPLFFIGVLQALLPFTLMDFYVNGVNQLYDYEIDKINKPFLPLPSGAFSFTTAVVITVSSAIMGFLASYIIGSWPLFWGLLSYFLIWSGYSIKGPFLRWKKNPLLAATCIYTNLALIYSISFFYHMKTFVLKRAVVSPKPLMFFVAFMSIYSLGIALFKDIPDIEGDKAYGIQSFATSLGQKKVFWICVSIFESAFGVAILAGLSSSLLWVKLVMGLGNAVLASILWNKAKFVDLSDKASIRSYYMLIWKLLYVAYLLIPLIRFSYV, encoded by the exons ATGGCTTCAATGTCTCTTAGGTTCTCTCCCAATATTTCTTCACTCACAAACG GTGGAAATCTCTGGCGAAGCAAACATTCCAACAAGATTTTTTCCTATGGAA GTTATTTTGCAACAAAAACTTCAATGTACcaaaggaaaaatgaaatagaataTAACCTTTCGAAATTGCAACAACCGATTCTGAAGAATCAGTTCAAAAGTGTTGAAGGAGTGTCTACgaatgaagaaaacaagaagaaaTATATTCCCAAAGCAATCTCCGAAGAATCTTCTGGGTCTGAGGAATCCATTGCTTCTGAAACAAAAGACATTGTTGGCTCTGTCAAACGTTTCCTTGTTGCCTTATATTGGTTTGTCTATCCTTATACCATGTTTGGTCGA ACATTAAGCACGATTTGTGCATCACTTATAGCAGTGGAGAGACTATCAGATATATCatctcctttatttttcattggtGTATTACAG GCTCTGCTACCTTTCACGTTGATGGACTTTTACGTTAATGGCGTGAATCAATTGTATGACTACGAAATTGACAAG aTAAACAAACCATTTCTTCCATTGCCATCGGGAGCATTTTCCTTTACAACTGCTGTTGTTATTACTGTGTCATCTGCAATCATG GGTTTTTTGGCTAGCTATATCATAGGTTCTTGGCCATTATTTTGGGGTCTTCTATCATACTTTTTAATATGGAGTGGTTATTCAATTAAG GGTCCCTTCTTGAGAtggaagaaaaatccactacTTGCTGCAACTTGCATATATACTAATTTGGCTCTTATATATTCCATTTCGTTCTTCTATCACATGAAG ACTTTTGTGTTGAAGAGAGCAGTTGTCTCTCCAAAGCCACTGATGTTCTTTGTTGCATTCATGAGCATATACTCATTGGGTATAGCACTATTCAAG GATATACCAGATATTGAAGGAGATAAAGCATATGGCATCCAATCTTTTGCAACAAGTTTAGGTCAAAAAAAG GTATTCTGGATATGTGTTTCCATTTTTGAATCTGCTTTTGGAGTTGCCATTCTGGCAGGACTATCATCTTCTCTACTTTGGGTTAAACTTGTCATG GGTCTGGGAAATGCTGTTCTTGCTTCAATTCTCTGGAACAAAGCCAAATTTGTAGATTTGAGTGACAAAGCTTCCATTAGATCGTACTATATGCTGATTTGGAAG CTATTGTACGTGGCATACTTGCTCATCCCTTTAATTAGATTTAGTTATGTTTGA